One region of Oryzias latipes chromosome 6, ASM223467v1 genomic DNA includes:
- the LOC101163721 gene encoding carboxypeptidase A1, which yields MRGILAFTLLFVAVLSKETFVGHQVLRIVPKDEVQRSQLKNLEEMMESELDFWREVTRVSTPVDVRVPSHALQFVKDFLGNQNIEYSVMIQDLQALLDEEQEEMDAAAFSGSPRNTDSFDYENYHTLNELYSFQDMLVAENPNLVSKLVIGNSYEGRPLNVLKFSTGGTNRPAIWIDTGIHSREWVTQASGTWFAKKIVKDYGSDPALTDILNNMDIFLETVTNPDGYDYTQNSNRMWRKTRKPNPGSSCVGVDPNRNWDSGFGEPGASSSPCSETYRGPSAHSESEVKAIVDFVVAHKNIKAFITIHSYSQMLLYPFGYTSAPSKDEAELHSLAQKAITDLASLYGTRYTYGSIIDTIYQASGNTVDWTYEQGIKYSYTFELRDTGFYGFLLPAKQIVPTAEETWLALMAIMSHTFKNPY from the exons ATGAGGGGGATCCTGGCATTCACCCTGCTGTTTGTAGCTGTTCTAAGCAAGGAGACTTTTGTGGG GCATCAAGTCCTTCGAATAGTTCCAAAGGATGAAGTCCAACGATCTCAGCTCAAAAATCTGGAGGAAATGATGGAGTCTGAG CTGGACTTCTGGAGAGAAGTCACTCGAGTGTCCACTCCTGTGGATGTCAGAGTTCCCTCCCACGCCTTGCAGTTTGTCAAAGACTTTTTGGGGAACCAGAATATTGAGTACTCCGTCATGATTCAAGATTTGCAG GCATTGCTGgatgaggagcaggaggaaatggatgctgcagctttttctgGAAGTCCCAGGAACACTGACAGCTTCGACTATGAAAATTACCACACCCTCAATGAG CTTTACAGTTTCCAAGACATGCTGGTGGCTGAGAACCCCAACCTGGTCAGCAAGTTGGTGATTGGTAACAGCTACGAGGGCCGTCCCCTGAATGTGCTCAAG TTCAGCACTGGGGGAACCAACCGCCCTGCCATCTGGATCGACACTGGAATTCACTCTAGGGAATGGGTCACTCAGGCCAGTGGCACCTGGTTTGCAAAGAAG ATTGTGAAAGATTATGGAAGCGACCCTGCTCTCACCGACATCCTTAACAACATGGACATCTTCCTGGAGACGGTGACCAACCCTGATGGATACGATTATACTCAAAACTCT AACCGGATGTGGCGTAAGACCAGAAAGCCCAACCCTGGATCCTCCTGTGTTGGAGTTGATCCCAACAGAAACTGGGATTCCGGCTTCGGAG AGCCTGGTGCCAGCAGCAGCCCCTGCTCAGAGACTTATCGTGGACCCAGTGCTCACTCTGAGTCTGAGGTCAAGGCGATTGTCGACTTTGTGGTCGCCCATAAAAACATCAAGGCCTTCATCACCATCCATTCCTACTCTCAGATGCTTTTGTATCCTTTTGGCTACACCTCCGCCCCTTCTAAGGATGAGGCTGAGCTG CACAGTCTGGCTCAAAAAGCCATCACTGACCTGGCTTCCTTGTATGGAACGCGCTACACATATGGCAGCATTATCGACACAATCT ACCAGGCAAGTGGAAATACTGTTGACTGGACCTATGAGCAGGGCATCAAGTACTCATACACCTTTGAGCTGAGAGACACCGGCTTCTACGGTTTCCTGCTGCCTGCTAAGCAGATTGTTCCCACCGCAGAGGAGACTTGGCTGGCTCTGATGGCAATCATGAGTCACACCTTCAAGAACCCGTACTAA
- the LOC101163471 gene encoding carboxypeptidase A1 isoform X2 translates to MLKRKDISYVTMIDDLQAVLDEEQKEIELFARSLKPKNTDSFNYSRYHKLSEIYSFQDMLVAENPNLVSKIVIGQSYEARPLSVLKFSTGGTNRRAIWIDTGIHAREWITQASGIWFAKKIVTDYGRDPILTDILNGMDILLEIVTNPDGYEYTHSTNRLWRKSRKPNPRSNCIGVDLNRNWDSGFGGPGASSNPCSETYHGPRAHSESEVKSIVDFVKTHGNIKAFISIHAYSQLLLYPYGHTRNPAKDQTELDSLAQKAVKDLASLYGTRYRYGSIISTIYQASGGSIDWAYDQGIKYSYTFELRDTGRHGFLLPSSQIIPTSEETWLALEAIMDRTLKDPF, encoded by the exons ATGCTGAAGAGAAAGGACATCAGTTATGTCACCATGATTGATGACTTGCAG GCAGTACTGGATGAGGAGCAGAAAGAAATTGAGTTGTTTGCTCGTTCCCTAAAACCTAAGAACACAGACAGTTTCAACTACTCCAGGTACCACAAACTCAGTGAG ATCTACAGTTTCCAGGACATGTTGGTGGCTGAGAACCCCAACCTGGTCAGCAAAATAGTGATAGGTCAAAGCTATGAAGCCCGCCCTCTCAGTGTACttaag TTCAGCACTGGAGGAACCAATCGTCGTGCAATCTGGATCGACACAGGAATCCATGCCAGGGAGTGGATCACACAGGCAAGCGGCATCTGGTTTGCAAAGAAG ATTGTGACTGATTATGGACGTGATCCCATTCTCACTGACATCCTCAACGGCATGGATATACTCTTGGAAATCGTGACCAACCCTGATGGATATGAATATACACACAGCACT AATCGATTGTGGCGCAAGAGTAGGAAGCCCAACCCCAGATCAAACTGTATTGGGGTTGATCTCAACAGAAACTGGGATTCTGGTTTTGGAG GACCCGGCGCCAGCAGCAATCCCTGCTCAGAGACTTATCATGGACCCAGAGCTCACTCTGAGTCTGAGGTCAAGTCCATCGTAGACTTTGTGAAGACACATGGTAACATCAAGGCTTTTATCTCCATCCACGCCTATTCTCAGTTGCTCCTGTACCCTTATGGCCACACCAGAAACCCTGCAAAGGACCAGACTGAACTG GACAGTTTGGCTCAAAAGGCTGTCAAAGACCTGGCCTCTTTGTACGGTACTCGCTACAGATATGGGAGCATCATCAGCACCATTT ACCAAGCCAGTGGTGGCAGCATTGACTGGGCCTACGACCAAGGCATCAAGTACTCCTACACCTTTGAGCTGAGGGATACCGGTCGCCACGGCTTCCTCCTGCCTTCCAGCCAGATCATTCCTACTTCTGAGGAGACTTGGCTGGCTTTGGAGGCCATCATGGATCGTACTCTCAAAGACCCGTTCtga
- the LOC101163471 gene encoding carboxypeptidase A1 isoform X1, protein MMRLLMFAALLVTVHCKELFKGHQVLQIIPKNDAQLAFLKDLEDVLEFELDFWKGVTAVSCPVHVRAPFQFLQLLKRMLKRKDISYVTMIDDLQAVLDEEQKEIELFARSLKPKNTDSFNYSRYHKLSEIYSFQDMLVAENPNLVSKIVIGQSYEARPLSVLKFSTGGTNRRAIWIDTGIHAREWITQASGIWFAKKIVTDYGRDPILTDILNGMDILLEIVTNPDGYEYTHSTNRLWRKSRKPNPRSNCIGVDLNRNWDSGFGGPGASSNPCSETYHGPRAHSESEVKSIVDFVKTHGNIKAFISIHAYSQLLLYPYGHTRNPAKDQTELDSLAQKAVKDLASLYGTRYRYGSIISTIYQASGGSIDWAYDQGIKYSYTFELRDTGRHGFLLPSSQIIPTSEETWLALEAIMDRTLKDPF, encoded by the exons ATGATGAGGCTGCTTATGTTTGCGGCGCTGCTTGTGACGGTACACTGCAAGGAACTATTTAAGGG GCATCAGGTGCTCCAGATCATTCCAAAGAATGACGCTCAACTGGCTTTTCTCAAAGACCTGGAGGACGTATTAGAATTTGAG CTGGACTTCTGGAAGGGAGTGACGGCTGTGTCATGTCCTGTGCATGTCAGAGCACCTTTCCAATTCCTGCAGCTTCTCAAACGTATGCTGAAGAGAAAGGACATCAGTTATGTCACCATGATTGATGACTTGCAG GCAGTACTGGATGAGGAGCAGAAAGAAATTGAGTTGTTTGCTCGTTCCCTAAAACCTAAGAACACAGACAGTTTCAACTACTCCAGGTACCACAAACTCAGTGAG ATCTACAGTTTCCAGGACATGTTGGTGGCTGAGAACCCCAACCTGGTCAGCAAAATAGTGATAGGTCAAAGCTATGAAGCCCGCCCTCTCAGTGTACttaag TTCAGCACTGGAGGAACCAATCGTCGTGCAATCTGGATCGACACAGGAATCCATGCCAGGGAGTGGATCACACAGGCAAGCGGCATCTGGTTTGCAAAGAAG ATTGTGACTGATTATGGACGTGATCCCATTCTCACTGACATCCTCAACGGCATGGATATACTCTTGGAAATCGTGACCAACCCTGATGGATATGAATATACACACAGCACT AATCGATTGTGGCGCAAGAGTAGGAAGCCCAACCCCAGATCAAACTGTATTGGGGTTGATCTCAACAGAAACTGGGATTCTGGTTTTGGAG GACCCGGCGCCAGCAGCAATCCCTGCTCAGAGACTTATCATGGACCCAGAGCTCACTCTGAGTCTGAGGTCAAGTCCATCGTAGACTTTGTGAAGACACATGGTAACATCAAGGCTTTTATCTCCATCCACGCCTATTCTCAGTTGCTCCTGTACCCTTATGGCCACACCAGAAACCCTGCAAAGGACCAGACTGAACTG GACAGTTTGGCTCAAAAGGCTGTCAAAGACCTGGCCTCTTTGTACGGTACTCGCTACAGATATGGGAGCATCATCAGCACCATTT ACCAAGCCAGTGGTGGCAGCATTGACTGGGCCTACGACCAAGGCATCAAGTACTCCTACACCTTTGAGCTGAGGGATACCGGTCGCCACGGCTTCCTCCTGCCTTCCAGCCAGATCATTCCTACTTCTGAGGAGACTTGGCTGGCTTTGGAGGCCATCATGGATCGTACTCTCAAAGACCCGTTCtga